One window of the Emcibacter sp. genome contains the following:
- the gcvPB gene encoding aminomethyl-transferring glycine dehydrogenase subunit GcvPB, which yields MMNNQGRPTNIDAAQDLSAAARDTFSGNMGLAQEELLIYEIGDTTTTGVDLPEVPEVHSRLGGLERKGEIGLPGLSEPEAMRHYTRLSRQNYAIDMGLYPLGSCTMKHNPRLNEKVARLPGLADIHPLQPQSTVQGAFDLIDTLAHWLKTLTGMPAVAMSPKAGAHGELCGMMAIRAALDKRGEERRIVLAPESAHGTNPATAALCGYTVKAIPATEDGRVDLAALKDALGPDVAAIMLTNPNTCGLFERDIKKIADAVHEAGAYFYCDGANFNAIVGKVRPGDLGVDCMHINLHKTFSTPHGGGGPGAGPVVFSEALAPFVPTPYVVVGEEDFTMVEHDDTGDSFGRMTAFHGQMGMFTRALSYMMSHGSDGLRQVAEDSVLNANYILASLKDVMSASFEGPCMHEALFDDRFLNKSGVETLDFAKAMIDEGYHPMTMYFPLVVHGAMLIEPTETESKQSLDQFIGSMRHLVDKALSGDADRFAGAPYHAPRRRLDETTAARKPVLRWQRPEESAEAAE from the coding sequence ATGATGAACAATCAGGGACGCCCCACCAACATCGATGCGGCCCAGGATCTTTCCGCCGCCGCCCGTGACACCTTCAGCGGCAATATGGGCCTCGCCCAGGAAGAGCTGCTGATCTATGAAATCGGCGATACGACCACCACCGGCGTCGACCTGCCCGAGGTGCCGGAAGTGCACAGCCGCCTCGGCGGGCTGGAACGTAAAGGCGAGATCGGTCTGCCGGGTCTCAGCGAGCCGGAAGCCATGCGCCATTACACCCGCCTCAGCCGCCAGAATTACGCCATCGACATGGGGCTCTATCCGCTCGGCAGCTGCACCATGAAACATAACCCCAGGCTCAACGAAAAAGTCGCCCGCCTGCCGGGTCTCGCCGACATTCACCCGCTGCAGCCCCAATCCACGGTCCAGGGGGCGTTCGATTTGATCGATACGCTGGCTCACTGGCTTAAAACCCTCACCGGCATGCCCGCCGTCGCCATGTCGCCGAAAGCGGGCGCGCATGGGGAACTCTGCGGCATGATGGCCATTCGCGCCGCGCTCGACAAGCGCGGGGAAGAGCGTAGAATAGTACTTGCGCCGGAGTCCGCCCACGGCACTAACCCTGCCACCGCCGCCTTGTGCGGCTATACGGTGAAGGCGATTCCGGCCACCGAAGACGGCCGCGTCGACCTCGCGGCCCTGAAAGACGCGCTCGGGCCCGATGTGGCCGCGATCATGCTGACCAATCCCAATACCTGCGGCCTGTTCGAGCGCGACATCAAGAAAATCGCCGATGCGGTCCATGAAGCGGGGGCTTACTTCTATTGCGACGGCGCCAACTTCAATGCCATCGTCGGCAAGGTCCGCCCCGGCGACCTGGGTGTCGACTGTATGCATATCAACCTGCACAAGACCTTCTCCACCCCGCACGGCGGCGGCGGTCCGGGCGCCGGTCCGGTGGTCTTTTCCGAGGCGCTCGCGCCCTTCGTGCCCACGCCTTATGTGGTCGTGGGTGAAGAAGACTTCACCATGGTCGAACATGACGACACCGGCGACAGCTTCGGCCGCATGACCGCGTTTCATGGCCAGATGGGCATGTTCACCCGGGCCTTAAGCTATATGATGTCGCACGGATCGGACGGCCTGCGCCAGGTGGCGGAGGACAGCGTGCTCAATGCCAACTATATCCTCGCCAGCCTGAAAGATGTGATGAGTGCCAGCTTCGAGGGTCCCTGCATGCACGAGGCCCTGTTCGACGATCGTTTCCTGAACAAGAGCGGCGTGGAGACGCTTGACTTCGCCAAGGCCATGATCGACGAGGGTTATCACCCGATGACCATGTATTTCCCGCTGGTGGTGCACGGCGCCATGCTGATCGAACCGACCGAGACCGAAAGCAAACAGTCGCTCGACCAGTTCATCGGTTCCATGCGCCATCTGGTGGACAAGGCCCTGTCGGGGGATGCCGACCGTTTCGCCGGCGCGCCTTACCATGCGCCGCGGCGACGGCTCGATGAAACCACCGCGGCCCGGAAGCCGGTCTTGCGCTGGCAGAGGCCGGAAGAAAGCGCGGAAGCTGCGGAATAA
- the gcvT gene encoding glycine cleavage system aminomethyltransferase GcvT, whose protein sequence is MSADLSDLKKTPLYTLHDELGGKMVPFAGYAMPVQYPMGVMKEHLHCRSDAGLFDVSHMGQVVLSGENADKWLESLVPGNIVDLKPGRMRYTQFTNDIGGILDDLMVTRRDNDLFLVVNAACKAQDIAHLLHHLPVEFELTELSDRALVALQGPKAAAVLARFTPAVAEMPFMSYLEDDIEGVPCFISRCGYTGEDGFEISMPEAEAERLCRLLLAETEVEAIGLGARDSLRLESGLCLYGHDIDTSTTPVEGNLLWSIGKRRREQGGFPGDVIIQTQIADGPARLRVGILPDGRAPAREGTEILNKDDKVIGTITSGGFGPSLGAPVAMGYVSRKYSKAGTEIFLSVRGKKLPAKVADMPFVEQRYYRASK, encoded by the coding sequence ATGAGTGCTGATCTGAGTGATCTGAAGAAAACACCCCTCTACACCCTGCATGACGAGCTGGGCGGCAAAATGGTGCCCTTCGCCGGCTATGCCATGCCGGTTCAATATCCTATGGGGGTGATGAAGGAACATCTGCACTGCCGGTCAGACGCGGGATTGTTTGACGTCTCCCATATGGGACAGGTTGTACTCTCCGGCGAGAATGCCGACAAATGGCTGGAAAGCCTGGTGCCCGGCAATATCGTCGACCTGAAACCCGGCCGCATGCGCTATACCCAGTTCACCAATGATATCGGCGGCATCCTCGACGACCTGATGGTGACCAGGCGGGACAATGACCTGTTCCTGGTGGTCAATGCCGCCTGCAAGGCCCAGGACATTGCCCACCTACTGCATCATCTGCCGGTGGAGTTCGAGCTGACCGAGCTTTCCGACCGGGCGCTGGTTGCCCTGCAGGGACCGAAAGCCGCCGCCGTACTCGCCCGCTTTACCCCTGCCGTGGCGGAGATGCCGTTTATGTCCTACCTTGAGGACGACATCGAAGGGGTGCCCTGTTTCATCAGCCGTTGCGGTTATACCGGCGAGGACGGCTTCGAGATTTCCATGCCGGAGGCGGAAGCGGAAAGGCTCTGCCGCCTGCTGCTGGCCGAAACGGAAGTGGAAGCCATCGGCCTTGGCGCCCGCGACAGCCTGCGGCTGGAGAGCGGCCTGTGCCTGTACGGCCATGACATCGACACCAGCACAACCCCGGTTGAAGGCAACCTTCTGTGGTCCATCGGCAAGCGCCGGCGGGAACAGGGCGGCTTTCCGGGCGATGTGATTATCCAGACCCAGATCGCCGACGGCCCGGCCCGGCTCCGGGTCGGTATCCTGCCCGATGGCCGCGCCCCGGCCCGGGAAGGCACTGAAATCCTGAACAAGGATGACAAGGTCATCGGCACCATCACCAGCGGCGGTTTCGGCCCCTCCTTAGGCGCACCGGTGGCCATGGGCTATGTGAGCCGCAAATATTCAAAAGCCGGCACGGAAATTTTCCTGTCGGTCCGGGGCAAAAAACTGCCGGCGAAAGTGGCCGACATGCCCTTCGTGGAACAACGATATTACAGAGCATCAAAATAA
- the gcvPA gene encoding aminomethyl-transferring glycine dehydrogenase subunit GcvPA → MRYLPLTPDDRSAMLAKIGVTHIDELFRDVPEEALLDAPVDLPRHATEMEVEAAFKAFAGRNLPAGEAPFFVGGGAYRHHVPATVDYMIQRGEFLTAYTPYQPEISQGTLQALFEFQTQVAQIFGMDVANASMYDGSTAAAEAVLMARRVTRKNKAIISGSLHPQYIEVIKCTTAFTEDVTVVNPPAVSGVEDLIGQIDDETSCIVVQNPDFFGNLQDFTKLADAVHAKKALLVVVVTEVVSLGAIKSPGEMGADIVVGEGQSLGVGLNFGGPYVGLFATNQKYVRQMPGRLCGETRDADGKRGFVLTLSTREQHIRREKATSNICTNAGLCTLAFSIHMTLLGEAGFTRLAALNHAKACELADKLSDIDGVELLNDSFFNEFTLKLSKPAAPVVEQLVDQGIIAGLPVSRLYPGKPELDNLLLVAVTETVSENDMYALYYELKEALK, encoded by the coding sequence ATGCGATATCTGCCCTTAACCCCCGATGACCGGTCGGCCATGCTGGCCAAAATCGGTGTCACGCATATTGACGAGCTGTTCCGGGATGTGCCGGAAGAGGCCCTCCTCGACGCCCCGGTCGACCTGCCGCGTCACGCCACGGAAATGGAAGTGGAGGCCGCCTTCAAGGCCTTTGCCGGACGCAATCTGCCTGCGGGCGAAGCGCCCTTCTTTGTCGGCGGCGGCGCCTATCGCCATCATGTCCCGGCCACAGTGGATTATATGATCCAGCGCGGGGAGTTCCTGACCGCCTATACCCCCTACCAGCCGGAAATCAGCCAGGGGACATTGCAGGCCCTGTTTGAATTTCAGACCCAGGTCGCGCAGATCTTCGGCATGGATGTGGCCAATGCCTCCATGTATGACGGCTCCACCGCCGCGGCAGAGGCCGTCCTCATGGCCCGGCGCGTAACCCGCAAGAACAAGGCGATCATTTCCGGCAGCCTGCATCCGCAGTATATCGAGGTGATCAAATGCACCACCGCCTTCACCGAGGACGTGACCGTGGTCAATCCCCCGGCGGTGAGCGGCGTGGAAGACCTGATCGGCCAGATTGATGACGAAACAAGCTGCATCGTCGTCCAGAACCCGGACTTTTTCGGCAACCTGCAGGACTTCACCAAGCTGGCCGACGCCGTGCATGCCAAAAAAGCCCTGCTGGTCGTCGTGGTCACGGAAGTGGTCTCCCTCGGCGCCATAAAGTCCCCCGGTGAAATGGGCGCGGATATCGTGGTCGGCGAAGGTCAGTCCCTAGGGGTCGGCCTCAATTTCGGCGGGCCTTATGTGGGCCTGTTCGCCACCAACCAGAAATATGTGCGGCAAATGCCGGGCCGCCTGTGCGGGGAAACCCGGGACGCCGACGGCAAACGCGGTTTTGTGCTGACCCTGTCGACCCGGGAACAGCATATCCGCCGCGAGAAAGCGACCAGCAACATCTGCACCAATGCCGGGCTCTGCACCCTCGCTTTCAGCATCCATATGACTTTGCTGGGCGAAGCGGGCTTTACCAGGCTGGCGGCGCTGAACCACGCCAAAGCCTGTGAGCTCGCCGACAAGCTCAGCGACATCGACGGGGTGGAACTGCTGAACGACAGCTTCTTCAACGAATTCACCCTGAAACTCTCAAAGCCCGCCGCCCCTGTGGTGGAACAGCTTGTCGACCAGGGCATCATCGCCGGGCTGCCGGTGAGCCGCCTCTATCCGGGCAAGCCGGAGCTTGACAACCTGCTTCTGGTCGCAGTGACCGAAACCGTCAGCGAGAATGACATGTACGCCCTCTATTATGAACTGAAGGAGGCGCTGAAATGA
- the ispH gene encoding 4-hydroxy-3-methylbut-2-enyl diphosphate reductase, producing MNKAVINLYIANPRGFCAGVDRAIQIVEMALEKFGAPVYVRHEIVHNKYVVEGLKKRGAIFVDELDEVPDDMPVVFSAHGVPKSVPAEAERRKMMYVDATCPLVSKVHREAERHERTGRDIVMIGHEGHPEVIGTMGQLPEGKIRLVETVEDVAGLEFSNPDNVAYITQTTLSVDDTTDIIAALKEKFPGIQDPKKEDICYATTNRQGAVKAMSEKVDAVLIIGAPNSSNSKRLVEVASRQGCKSMLIQRAADIDWTWLEAVENVGISAGASAPEVLVEEVIDAFRDRYEVKLDQVMTVEENVVFKVPAILLRD from the coding sequence ATGAACAAAGCCGTTATCAATCTATATATCGCCAATCCCCGGGGTTTTTGCGCCGGTGTGGACAGGGCCATCCAGATCGTCGAAATGGCGCTGGAGAAATTCGGCGCGCCGGTCTATGTGCGCCATGAAATCGTCCATAACAAATATGTGGTCGAGGGCCTGAAGAAACGCGGCGCCATCTTTGTTGATGAACTGGATGAGGTGCCGGACGACATGCCGGTGGTTTTTTCCGCCCACGGGGTGCCGAAATCGGTGCCGGCGGAAGCAGAACGGCGCAAGATGATGTATGTGGACGCCACCTGTCCGCTGGTCAGCAAGGTGCACCGGGAAGCGGAGCGGCATGAACGCACCGGCCGGGACATTGTCATGATCGGCCACGAGGGGCACCCGGAAGTCATTGGCACCATGGGCCAGTTGCCGGAAGGCAAAATCAGGCTGGTGGAAACGGTGGAGGATGTGGCAGGACTGGAATTTTCCAATCCGGATAATGTCGCCTATATCACCCAGACCACCCTGTCGGTGGATGACACCACCGATATTATCGCCGCGCTGAAAGAAAAATTTCCCGGCATCCAGGATCCGAAAAAAGAAGATATCTGTTACGCCACCACCAACCGGCAGGGGGCCGTCAAGGCCATGTCGGAAAAGGTCGATGCGGTGCTGATCATCGGGGCGCCCAACAGCTCAAACTCCAAACGCCTGGTCGAGGTCGCCAGCCGCCAGGGCTGCAAAAGCATGCTGATCCAGCGGGCCGCCGATATTGACTGGACCTGGCTGGAAGCTGTCGAGAATGTGGGTATTTCCGCCGGCGCCAGTGCACCGGAAGTCCTGGTCGAGGAAGTGATCGACGCCTTCCGGGATCGTTATGAGGTGAAGCTTGACCAGGTCATGACGGTCGAGGAAAATGTTGTGTTCAAAGTACCCGCCATATTGCTCAGGGATTAG
- the gcvH gene encoding glycine cleavage system protein GcvH, with protein MTTYFTDEHEWITVNGDIGTVGITDYAQEALGDIVFVELPAAGASHTKGDEAAVVESVKAASEIYAPVDGEVTESNPALEEDPALVNSAAESDGWFYKVKMSNLSQLDGLMDAEGYKAFTDGLN; from the coding sequence ATGACCACATATTTTACAGACGAACATGAATGGATCACCGTCAACGGCGACATCGGCACCGTCGGCATCACCGACTATGCCCAGGAAGCGCTGGGCGATATTGTCTTTGTCGAACTGCCCGCCGCCGGCGCCAGCCATACAAAAGGCGATGAAGCCGCCGTGGTGGAATCAGTCAAGGCCGCCAGCGAAATCTATGCCCCGGTCGACGGCGAAGTGACCGAAAGCAACCCGGCCCTGGAAGAAGACCCGGCCCTGGTGAACAGCGCCGCCGAAAGCGACGGCTGGTTTTACAAGGTCAAGATGAGCAACCTGAGCCAGCTCGACGGCCTGATGGATGCGGAAGGTTACAAGGCCTTTACTGACGGCCTCAACTAA